Within Mongoliitalea daihaiensis, the genomic segment AATGATTCCATACAAAATTTTGCACTTTTCACTTAGACAAAATTTCAATACTTAAAATTATTCAATTACTAGGGGTTATGCTATACCCCAATTGGGGTAATTTTTGTTCTCGCAGATCTAGGGGATTGAACAGATTGGTCGCAGATGGAAGGGATTGATTGGTTCAAATGGATTTTTTTAAATTAAAAAATTGTCTAGATAAACCTCTCTTGTTTCTAAAATCTAATCTCTAGCCTCTCGCATCTCGCTTCTTCAACCATCCGCCTTTATCCTTCATCCTTCACAAACGTAAATCCCCTTGCATCATTTCCTTCATAAAAATCCACCAACATGCCCATCAGAAACATATAGTGCTTCTTTTCAACCAACACAGGTATCCCATCCACATGGAATTGCTGATCGCCCTCTTTGGCTTTGTCGAAACCGAGTTGATAGGCCATGCCTCCGCAGCCGCCTCCCTTCACGCCTACACGAAGGGCATAGTTAGCTGGGATATTCTTGTGCTGCATGATATTTTTAATCTCTATCTGAGCCTTTTCAGTTATTTTTATCGGTACAATCATGACCTTTTAAGTCTATTTTTCGTAATCAAGTTCACCATTCAACCTCAAAAATACTAAAAACAAGGTTTTATCCTGCTCAATAATTTCGGATATTCGAAACTTAATTTAACATAACGCATGGAGTATATTGCAGATGTCTTGAAAATTGTTTTGCCCGCAGCATTAGTTATTTATGGCATGTACCTGATGGTCATGTCATTTCTAAATAAAGAGCGGGAAAAACTGTTGGTAAATCTAAAAACCAAAAATACAGAAACGATTTTGCCCATCAGGTTACAAGCTGGAGAGCGCTTGTGTTTGCTTTTAGAGCGGATTACTCCAAACAATCTTATTCGAAGAGTCAATAATCCTACATTTTCAGCAGCGGATTTACATAGGCAGTTAATGTCTGAAATCAGAGAGGAGTTTAACCATAATCTTGCCCAGCAGGTATATTTCTCAGACCAAACATGGGAGTCTGTTCGGGCTGCTACAGAATCGGTTGTCACGCTTTGCAATACGGCCTTGCAAGATATACCCGAGGATGCAAGAGGAATCGACTTGGCTAAGCGGATTTTTCAGTTATCTTTAGATCAACGCTCAGATGCCATCCAAGTGGCTTTAAAAAATGTTAAAAACGAAATCCGCATTTTCTTTTAATATGACTTCATTTTTCGATCATACCACTGATTTTTTTTCCAAAGCCAAACTGATGTATCAGCGGCAGGCAGAACGAATCATAGGAGAAGAGGGTGGATTGAAGAAATTACAGCAGCAGGTGAGGATAAAGTTGGAGCAAGTCAGCCATCATCCCAAGGTCATAGAGGCAATGGAGCCTATTTTGGTCTTTAAACGAATGATTCAAGCACATAAAAAAGGAGATTTTAAGGTTTCTTCCAAATCACTAATGTTGATGGTGTTAGGACTTGTCTATTTCGTATCGCCTTTGGATATTATTCCAGATGTAATGCCTGTGATAGGCTTTGCGGATGATTTATCGGTATTAATAGCAGTGTACAATGCCATCAAACACGAAGTAGATGAATTTTTAGCTTGGGAGAAAAATCAAGACATGTCGAGAAAAGGACTTAACAAATAAATTTATCATGAATCAACTTGCATTTATTATAGGCACATCTGGATTGATTGGAAAACAGTTGATGCATCAATTGCTTCAGGATGAACGCTATGCTTATGTCATTTCAATTGGGAGAAGGAAATTAGCACTCAAACATCACAAACTCATTCAGGTGTCGGGAGATTTTAGCAATGCCGCTTTATGGAATCTTGAACACATGCTTCGAGAAGAAGACCTAGGGGGGCAATTATTCCCCCTTTGGGAAAAAATCTCTCAAAAATCAATATCCATGCATGCTTTTTGTTCGTTAGGAACGACAATCA encodes:
- a CDS encoding HesB/IscA family protein; the protein is MIVPIKITEKAQIEIKNIMQHKNIPANYALRVGVKGGGCGGMAYQLGFDKAKEGDQQFHVDGIPVLVEKKHYMFLMGMLVDFYEGNDARGFTFVKDEG
- a CDS encoding YkvA family protein, coding for MLKTKSAFSFNMTSFFDHTTDFFSKAKLMYQRQAERIIGEEGGLKKLQQQVRIKLEQVSHHPKVIEAMEPILVFKRMIQAHKKGDFKVSSKSLMLMVLGLVYFVSPLDIIPDVMPVIGFADDLSVLIAVYNAIKHEVDEFLAWEKNQDMSRKGLNK
- a CDS encoding DUF7935 family protein, with the translated sequence MEYIADVLKIVLPAALVIYGMYLMVMSFLNKEREKLLVNLKTKNTETILPIRLQAGERLCLLLERITPNNLIRRVNNPTFSAADLHRQLMSEIREEFNHNLAQQVYFSDQTWESVRAATESVVTLCNTALQDIPEDARGIDLAKRIFQLSLDQRSDAIQVALKNVKNEIRIFF